DNA from Helicobacter sp. 11S03491-1:
CCATTGAAATCCCTACATAAGAGCTTTTTAATCCTAATGTATGAGAAATAAAAAATGGCAACTGAGTAGGCGCAATATAAAACATAGCCATACAAAAAATGCCCAGCAAATAAACAGGGATAAATTTCATAAAACAAAATTTTGTATTAGATGACGTATTATTACTATCAATATTGCGATGATTGGCAGGCTCAAATAACATAAAAAATGCAAAAATCAGAATTACAATTCCAAGTAAATAGGCTAAAAAAGGATATCTCCAATCTAAATTAGACAAATAGCCTCCCAAAATTAAAAATATCGCGCCCCCAAAAGCCATGAAAAACCCTTGCAAACTCAAAGCTTTTTCTCTTTTGATACCTGTATAATAATCACTCAAAAGTACACTAACACCTGTCATTAAAAATGCTGTAGCCACACCAAAAATAGCTCTTGAAACAAGCAATAAGTAAAGGTTATCCAAAAAGAACCCGCTTGTCCCTGAGATACTCCAAATTATCATCGAAGGATAAATAAGTTTCAATCTCCCAAACCTATCAAGCATAAACCCGCTAACAGGAGAAAAAATCATGATAAAAAGTGCCGGAAGTGTTAAAATAAGTTTAGATAAAAAAGCAATATTTTCAACATCTGAAAAATGTTCTTGGAGTGCGGGCAAAGAGGGGGCAATAATCGTGCTTCCCAAAACGGTGGTAGCAGCAATAGCGAAAAGAGCTGTTTTGAAAATAAAGCTATCTGTATTTTTGAGTTGTAATTCTTGTGTATTCATCCC
Protein-coding regions in this window:
- a CDS encoding MFS transporter, giving the protein MNTQELQLKNTDSFIFKTALFAIAATTVLGSTIIAPSLPALQEHFSDVENIAFLSKLILTLPALFIMIFSPVSGFMLDRFGRLKLIYPSMIIWSISGTSGFFLDNLYLLLVSRAIFGVATAFLMTGVSVLLSDYYTGIKREKALSLQGFFMAFGGAIFLILGGYLSNLDWRYPFLAYLLGIVILIFAFFMLFEPANHRNIDSNNTSSNTKFCFMKFIPVYLLGIFCMAMFYIAPTQLPFFISHTLGLKSSYVGISMAVASVSMAIFSLFYSRLRSYLDIFRIYFLALFLIGTSFTIVGVFHNYTTVLISFVLMGAGLGIMMVNNSSWLFKLAKDNQRAKAYGFLAASLFMGQFISPFITQPVVEYFGLNSMFCIFGGVVYMVALVFLFAKKHL